Proteins from a genomic interval of Lolium perenne isolate Kyuss_39 chromosome 1, Kyuss_2.0, whole genome shotgun sequence:
- the LOC139833245 gene encoding F-box/FBD/LRR-repeat protein At3g52680-like — MMSLFQCPTTGSSDARHMLDGMTDSAAAAGEDRIGVLPDDILRLVLSFLPSRESVCTCVLARRWRNLWKSVPTVVFYGEEEARFVTSLLLLRDRAPLHEFVFISFLDGTPQDAELWLRYAASCQVKVLRLAVHRYDFTERLWLPGMALVCHQLTTLDICSVALGERTLDFSSCPVLDVLEMQDCEINAEKISCQSLRHLSMDTCFFPEVVRARISCPRLAALELTENVGLTPFLESMPSLVTASVRFDTEWSEREQPYDHCLDGGYYGHCDDDSCLACHHIDVEDNI, encoded by the exons ATGATGTCGCTCTTTCAGTGTCCAACCACCGGCAGCTCTGACGCCCGTCACATGCTCGACGGAATGACCGACAGTGCAGCGGCCGCCGGGGAGGACCGGATCGGCGTCCTCCCGGACGATATCCTCCGTCTCGTGCTGTCGTTCCTTCCCTCGCGCGAGTCAGTGTGCACGTGCGTGCTCGCCCGCCGCTGGCGCAACCTCTGGAAGTCGGTGCCCACAGTGGTCTTCTACGGAGAAGAAGAGGCCCGGTTTGTCACTTCTCTGCTTCTCCTTCGCGACCGAGCGCCTCTGCATGAGTTTGTGTTCATATCCTTTCTCGATGGGACGCCCCAAGACGCTGAACTGTGGCTCCGGTACGCTGCGTCGTGCCAGGTTAAGGTGCTTCGACTCGCGGTGCATCGATATGATTTCACCGAGCGTTTGTGGCTACCCGGCATGGCTCTCGTCTGCCACCAGTTGACAACCTTAGATATCTGTAGCGTGGCACTTGGGGAACGCACTCTGGATTTCTCGAGCTGCCCGGTACTAGATGTACTAGAGATGCAAGATTGTGAAATCAACGCCGAGAAGATCTCGTGCCAATCACTAAGACATCTATCTATGGATACGTGCTTTTTCCCTGAGGTTGTCCGCGCCCGTATCTCATGCCCAAGGCTTGCTGCCTTAGAACTGACTGAGAATGTGGGCTTGACTCCTTTCCTCGAGAGCATGCCATCGTTGGTAACAGCATCTGTCAGGTTTGATACAGAGTGGTCTGAACGTGAACAGCCCTATGATCATTGTCTTGACGGTGGTTACTATGGGCACTGTGACGACGACTCTTGTCTTGCTTGCCATCACATCGACGTTGAAGACAAT ATTTGA